From the Desulfovibrio sp. JY genome, one window contains:
- a CDS encoding ABC transporter permease, with protein sequence MRKAFGRFLRRHLPRHGMLWAGLVLVGGISLASLAAPYVTPYDPLALNVDAILSPPGPTHPLGTDALGRDVLSRLLYGGRVSLWVGFVAVGLSVSIGLVLGLCAGYFGGLADEVIMRGVDVMLCFPSFFLILAVIAFLTPSLTNIMVVIGLTSWMGVARLVRAETLTLRGREFVLAARVSGMRAPGILFYHILPNAAAPVLVSATLGVAGAILIESSLSFLGLGVQPPMPSWGNMLMEGKEVLEVAPWLSIFPGLAILLTVLGYNLIGESLRDILDPRLRQ encoded by the coding sequence GTGCGTAAGGCGTTCGGCCGCTTTTTGCGGCGCCATCTGCCCCGGCACGGCATGCTGTGGGCCGGGCTCGTCCTGGTGGGCGGCATTTCGCTGGCCTCCCTCGCCGCACCGTACGTAACGCCCTACGATCCGCTGGCCTTAAATGTCGACGCCATCCTTTCGCCCCCCGGGCCGACCCATCCGCTCGGCACCGACGCGCTCGGCCGCGACGTGCTGTCGCGCCTGCTCTACGGCGGCCGGGTGTCGCTTTGGGTCGGATTCGTCGCCGTCGGACTTTCCGTGTCCATCGGGCTTGTGCTCGGGCTTTGCGCCGGCTATTTCGGCGGCCTGGCCGACGAGGTCATCATGCGCGGCGTGGACGTGATGTTGTGCTTCCCCTCGTTTTTCCTGATCCTGGCCGTCATCGCCTTTCTCACCCCGTCGCTGACCAACATCATGGTCGTGATCGGGCTGACGTCCTGGATGGGCGTGGCGCGGCTGGTGCGGGCCGAGACGCTGACGCTTCGCGGCCGTGAATTCGTGCTGGCCGCCAGGGTATCGGGCATGAGGGCTCCGGGCATCCTTTTTTACCATATCCTGCCCAACGCCGCCGCGCCGGTGCTCGTTTCGGCGACCCTCGGCGTGGCCGGGGCCATCCTGATCGAATCCTCGCTCAGCTTCCTGGGCCTTGGCGTGCAGCCCCCCATGCCGAGCTGGGGCAACATGCTCATGGAAGGCAAGGAAGTGCTGGAAGTCGCCCCGTGGCTGTCCATCTTCCCGGGGCTGGCCATTTTGCTGACCGTGCTCGGTTACAATCTCATCGGCGAAAGCCTGCGCGACATCCTGGACCCCAGGCTGCGGCAATAG
- a CDS encoding cytochrome c family protein: MKRRTIPLALVALVAACFLALPALSQEDMTTIPDQGFATHTRLPAVFNHDAHNEKAGISDCTTCHHGEKDGKRDPSQDTSGIPCSDCHTAAGKPGRTPLMRAFHEQCMGCHMAKKKGPVTCGDCHRPVK, encoded by the coding sequence ATGAAACGACGCACCATACCGCTTGCGCTTGTGGCTCTCGTCGCCGCCTGCTTCCTGGCGCTTCCGGCCTTGAGCCAAGAGGACATGACGACCATTCCGGACCAGGGCTTTGCCACGCATACCCGTTTGCCGGCGGTCTTCAACCACGACGCCCACAACGAAAAGGCGGGGATTTCGGACTGTACGACCTGCCACCACGGTGAAAAGGACGGCAAACGCGACCCGTCCCAGGACACCTCCGGCATCCCCTGTTCCGATTGCCACACCGCCGCCGGCAAGCCCGGCCGCACCCCGCTGATGCGGGCCTTCCACGAGCAGTGCATGGGCTGCCACATGGCCAAGAAAAAGGGCCCCGTGACCTGTGGCGACTGCCACCGGCCCGTGAAGTAA
- a CDS encoding transglycosylase SLT domain-containing protein: MRMPEIKCFSDRFGLVWIVLVLVLVSALSATARAGERESWSPPAAPADIPLPRSARLGGSLDKTPRPVPGESGAPGFETVLGINEVLAGRHAAGAARLAAVAGKAGPLADVAAYYAGLGFYLAGDAAGAQSALAPLVAAPGASFLGRDAQYLALQSAARQGDHEKTLALAEAWLTEADPSLAPEVWLRAAVAAAGLGQDRKAADFLRHLSLTWPASKAAAAGNALARSLGAGGKGTVAAYDPDTPANVLLRAEAMVEKRSPEAALTLLQASHGFDAGQAARADYVRGKALYRQRKFQTAAGMFAKAAAVDPDASLAGWSRYHEARCLWRSLDAEDTARMEALLRQVLAAPGRDDPLREVAARHLALVLAENGRFADALGAAQQLKGLAVSPDLAAQGASLTAILRYVTGDMAGAVADLEAFAARFPDDDWADGARYWRGKALAALGRPEEAAQAYLDASSRRPNTYYGGLAAAALAALGKAVPDVVASPVRRTPSCPGHADAPSQAAADALDKARLLADSGLPSLAGMELDFASRAMPERADLAMAAIAAAEAMGRRGTVMRTAWRTFGGCLLRGTAADLAPLRQALYPRAYDRLVVAALKGSGIDPDMVYSLIRQESFFDPKVVSGAGAVGLMQLMPDTARSVARSLGLKVKRRDLFDPAVNIRLGVAFFRERVEKAGSLAAALAGYNAGQTRARLWTRNLAALGQELFTELIPYTETRDYVRRITANAMMYRRLYGR, from the coding sequence ATGCGCATGCCGGAAATAAAATGCTTCTCCGATCGGTTTGGTTTGGTATGGATTGTCCTGGTTCTGGTCCTGGTTTCAGCTCTTTCCGCGACTGCCCGGGCCGGGGAGCGGGAGTCCTGGTCACCACCTGCCGCGCCGGCCGACATTCCGCTGCCGCGTTCGGCCAGGCTCGGGGGCAGTCTGGATAAGACGCCCCGTCCCGTGCCCGGGGAAAGCGGCGCACCGGGCTTTGAAACCGTCCTCGGGATCAACGAGGTGCTGGCCGGCCGCCATGCCGCCGGCGCGGCGCGTCTGGCCGCCGTGGCCGGCAAGGCCGGACCCCTGGCCGACGTGGCCGCCTATTACGCGGGGCTGGGGTTCTACCTGGCCGGGGATGCCGCCGGCGCGCAAAGCGCCCTGGCGCCGCTCGTCGCCGCGCCCGGCGCCTCCTTTCTCGGCCGCGACGCCCAGTATCTGGCCCTTCAAAGCGCCGCCCGCCAGGGCGACCACGAGAAAACGCTGGCCCTGGCCGAGGCCTGGCTGACCGAGGCCGATCCGTCGCTTGCCCCGGAAGTCTGGCTGCGGGCCGCCGTGGCCGCCGCCGGGCTTGGCCAGGATCGCAAGGCGGCGGATTTCCTGCGTCACCTGTCGCTTACCTGGCCGGCCTCCAAGGCGGCGGCGGCCGGCAACGCCCTGGCCCGGTCGCTTGGCGCGGGAGGCAAGGGGACGGTTGCCGCCTACGATCCGGATACGCCGGCCAACGTGCTGCTGCGGGCCGAGGCCATGGTGGAGAAACGGTCGCCCGAGGCGGCCCTGACGCTGTTGCAGGCGAGTCACGGCTTCGACGCCGGGCAGGCCGCCCGGGCCGACTATGTGCGCGGCAAGGCGCTCTATCGCCAGCGCAAGTTTCAAACGGCGGCCGGGATGTTCGCCAAGGCGGCGGCGGTTGACCCGGACGCGTCCCTGGCCGGCTGGTCCCGCTACCACGAGGCGCGCTGTCTGTGGCGTTCCCTCGATGCCGAGGACACCGCCCGCATGGAGGCGCTCTTGCGCCAGGTGCTGGCCGCGCCCGGCCGCGACGATCCTCTGCGCGAGGTGGCGGCGCGCCATCTGGCCCTGGTTCTGGCCGAAAACGGGCGCTTTGCGGATGCGCTGGGCGCGGCGCAGCAGCTCAAGGGCCTGGCCGTTTCGCCCGATCTGGCCGCCCAGGGTGCGTCGCTGACCGCGATTTTGCGCTACGTGACCGGCGACATGGCCGGGGCGGTTGCGGACCTGGAGGCGTTCGCGGCCCGTTTTCCGGACGACGACTGGGCCGACGGGGCGCGCTACTGGCGGGGCAAGGCGCTGGCCGCCCTGGGCCGGCCCGAGGAGGCGGCCCAGGCCTATCTCGACGCGTCTTCCCGGCGTCCCAACACTTATTACGGCGGGCTGGCCGCCGCGGCCCTTGCCGCCCTTGGCAAGGCGGTCCCGGACGTGGTCGCCTCGCCGGTGCGCCGCACGCCCAGCTGCCCCGGGCATGCCGACGCCCCTTCCCAGGCGGCGGCCGACGCCCTGGACAAGGCCCGGCTGCTTGCCGATTCGGGCCTGCCGTCCCTGGCCGGGATGGAGCTGGATTTCGCCAGCCGGGCCATGCCCGAGCGGGCCGATCTGGCCATGGCCGCCATCGCGGCGGCCGAGGCGATGGGGCGGCGCGGGACGGTCATGCGCACGGCCTGGCGCACCTTCGGCGGCTGTCTCCTGCGCGGCACGGCGGCGGATCTGGCCCCGCTGCGCCAGGCGCTCTACCCACGGGCCTACGACCGGCTGGTGGTCGCGGCGCTCAAGGGATCGGGCATCGATCCGGACATGGTCTATTCGCTGATCCGGCAGGAGAGTTTTTTCGATCCGAAGGTGGTGTCCGGGGCCGGGGCGGTGGGGCTCATGCAGCTGATGCCGGACACGGCCAGATCCGTGGCCCGGTCGCTCGGCCTCAAGGTGAAGCGCCGGGACCTGTTCGATCCGGCGGTCAACATCAGGCTCGGGGTGGCGTTTTTTCGGGAGCGGGTGGAGAAGGCGGGGAGTCTGGCCGCGGCGCTGGCCGGCTACAATGCCGGACAGACCCGGGCCCGGCTTTGGACGCGAAATCTGGCCGCGCTCGGGCAGGAGCTTTTCACCGAGCTCATTCCCTACACCGAGACCCGCGACTATGTGCGGCGCATCACGGCCAACGCCATGATGTACCGACGTCTTTACGGCCGCTGA
- a CDS encoding ABC transporter permease, giving the protein MLVLAKRLLRKTLWVAGIFFGITLISFAVIHLAPGSPTDMQTTLNPLATAETHARLQKLYGLDRPLYIQYADWLGKLVRFDFGQSLSGDHRPVWDKIKERLPLTFSMNIVSLLLTLLIAVPIGVASAVRQGGLFDRAATVFVFIGFAMPGFWLALLLMLLFGIHWAVLPISGLTSMDFASLSPLGKTLDLARHLALPIFIYTFGSLAGMSRFLRSSMLEVLRQDYVLTARAKGLPGHVVIYKHALRNALLPVITILGLSVPGLIGGSVIIESIFALPGLGQLFYQSVMARDYPLIMGNLVLGAVLTLAGNLLADAGYALADPRIRLGGRGR; this is encoded by the coding sequence GTGCTCGTCCTGGCCAAACGCCTCCTGCGCAAAACCCTCTGGGTCGCCGGCATCTTCTTCGGCATCACCCTCATCAGCTTCGCCGTCATCCACCTGGCCCCGGGTTCGCCAACGGATATGCAGACCACGCTCAATCCCCTGGCCACCGCCGAGACCCACGCCCGGCTCCAGAAACTCTACGGCCTCGACCGCCCCCTCTACATCCAGTACGCCGACTGGCTCGGCAAGCTCGTCCGCTTCGATTTCGGCCAGTCTCTCTCCGGCGACCACCGGCCCGTCTGGGACAAGATCAAGGAACGCCTGCCCCTGACCTTTTCCATGAACATCGTCTCGCTTCTGCTCACCCTGCTGATCGCCGTGCCCATCGGCGTGGCCTCGGCCGTGCGGCAGGGAGGCCTTTTCGACCGCGCGGCCACGGTCTTCGTCTTCATCGGCTTCGCCATGCCCGGATTCTGGCTGGCCCTGCTCCTCATGCTTTTGTTCGGCATCCACTGGGCCGTGCTCCCCATCTCCGGGCTCACCTCCATGGACTTCGCCTCCCTGTCGCCGCTGGGCAAAACCCTGGACCTCGCCCGCCATCTGGCCCTGCCGATTTTCATCTATACCTTCGGGAGCCTCGCCGGCATGTCCCGCTTCCTGCGCTCCTCCATGCTCGAGGTGCTGCGCCAGGATTACGTGCTGACCGCCAGGGCCAAGGGCCTGCCCGGCCATGTCGTCATCTACAAGCATGCGCTGCGAAACGCCCTGCTGCCGGTCATCACCATCCTGGGGCTTTCCGTACCCGGGCTCATCGGCGGCTCGGTCATCATCGAGTCCATCTTCGCCCTGCCCGGCCTGGGCCAGCTTTTCTACCAGTCGGTCATGGCCCGCGACTATCCGCTCATCATGGGCAACCTGGTGCTCGGTGCCGTGCTGACCCTGGCCGGCAACCTGCTGGCCGACGCCGGCTACGCCCTGGCCGATCCGCGCATACGCCTCGGTGGGCGCGGCCGCTAA
- a CDS encoding (Fe-S)-binding protein, which translates to MNTIADRLIEDEGLRRGVSRLTPEKIQKVFRELIAGECGARLKTYMETCVHCGMCAKACHYYMSHKDPSYMPAAKVTQTMTRLLKADGKVDPQVIYECAQVAYTECNLCRRCIHYCPLGIDTGYIMSVVRRLCHKLGVTPQYMQDTAHSHSATMNQMWVKDDEWPDTLQWQEEEARDEFPGLRIPLEVEGADFMYSVIAPEPKFRTQLIYQAAAIFHAAGLSWTMPATPGWDNSNMAMFSGDSEIMSRVERAHYETAQRLRVKRIVMGECGHAFRAVYDTANRWLGWKWHPVPITHSVEFFWELIQQGRIKITHKYAEPVTIHDPCNIIRGRGLMEKLRDVVHFLCEEVVEMHPNREHNYCCCAGGGVINCGPPFKNVRVAGNAIKAEQLKATGVHTVVAPCHNCHGGLEDIISKYELGMHTKFLGDLIYELMEKPEAE; encoded by the coding sequence ATGAACACCATTGCCGACCGCCTCATCGAGGACGAAGGGCTCAGGCGCGGGGTTTCGCGTCTGACCCCGGAGAAAATACAGAAAGTTTTCAGGGAGCTGATCGCCGGCGAATGCGGGGCGCGCCTGAAAACCTACATGGAGACCTGTGTGCACTGCGGCATGTGCGCCAAGGCCTGCCATTATTACATGTCGCACAAGGACCCGAGCTACATGCCCGCGGCCAAGGTCACCCAGACCATGACCCGCCTGCTCAAGGCCGACGGCAAGGTCGACCCGCAGGTCATCTACGAGTGCGCCCAGGTCGCCTACACCGAGTGCAACCTGTGCCGCCGCTGCATCCACTACTGTCCGCTGGGCATCGACACCGGCTACATCATGAGCGTGGTCCGGCGCCTGTGCCACAAGCTCGGCGTGACCCCGCAGTACATGCAGGACACCGCCCACAGCCACTCGGCCACCATGAACCAGATGTGGGTGAAAGACGACGAGTGGCCCGACACCCTCCAGTGGCAGGAAGAGGAAGCCCGCGACGAGTTCCCGGGCCTGCGCATTCCGCTCGAGGTCGAGGGCGCGGACTTCATGTACTCGGTCATCGCCCCGGAACCCAAGTTCCGCACCCAGCTCATCTACCAGGCCGCGGCCATCTTCCACGCCGCCGGCCTGTCCTGGACCATGCCGGCCACGCCCGGCTGGGACAACTCCAACATGGCCATGTTCTCCGGCGACTCGGAGATCATGTCCCGGGTCGAGCGCGCCCACTACGAGACCGCCCAGCGCCTGCGCGTCAAGCGCATCGTCATGGGCGAGTGCGGCCACGCCTTCCGCGCCGTCTACGACACCGCCAACCGCTGGCTCGGCTGGAAATGGCATCCGGTGCCCATCACCCACTCGGTGGAGTTCTTCTGGGAGCTCATCCAGCAGGGGCGCATCAAGATCACCCACAAGTACGCCGAACCGGTCACCATCCACGACCCGTGCAACATCATCCGGGGCCGCGGCCTCATGGAGAAATTGCGCGACGTGGTCCACTTCCTGTGCGAGGAAGTGGTGGAGATGCACCCCAACCGGGAGCACAACTACTGCTGCTGCGCCGGAGGCGGCGTCATCAACTGCGGGCCTCCTTTCAAGAACGTCCGCGTCGCCGGCAACGCCATCAAGGCCGAGCAGCTCAAGGCCACGGGCGTGCACACCGTCGTCGCGCCCTGTCACAACTGCCACGGCGGCCTCGAGGACATCATCAGCAAGTACGAACTCGGCATGCACACCAAGTTCCTGGGTGACCTCATCTACGAACTGATGGAAAAGCCCGAGGCGGAGTAA
- a CDS encoding response regulator, which translates to MRALIVDDDFYSRSFLEYILHPYARCDAAVNGEDAIMAFKKALEAGEPYTLVFMDLLMPVIDGPRALKEIREIESDFGIADGAGSKIVITSVLEDGEDTHNAMYLGDATSFLQKPVDENSILAELTRLGCIAPGNDEKKGAQGKPQ; encoded by the coding sequence ATGAGGGCGCTCATTGTTGATGACGATTTTTACAGTCGTAGTTTTCTCGAATATATTCTGCACCCTTACGCTAGGTGCGACGCGGCCGTGAACGGCGAGGACGCCATCATGGCCTTCAAAAAGGCCCTGGAAGCCGGGGAGCCCTATACCCTGGTTTTCATGGACCTGCTCATGCCCGTCATCGACGGCCCGCGCGCGCTCAAGGAAATTCGCGAGATCGAAAGCGATTTCGGCATCGCGGACGGGGCGGGCAGCAAGATCGTCATCACCTCGGTCCTCGAAGACGGCGAGGACACCCACAACGCCATGTATCTGGGCGACGCCACGTCATTTCTGCAAAAGCCCGTGGACGAAAATTCCATCCTGGCCGAGTTGACGCGTCTTGGCTGCATCGCACCGGGCAATGACGAAAAAAAGGGCGCGCAAGGGAAACCCCAGTAA
- a CDS encoding respiratory nitrate reductase subunit gamma — translation MHALYDLAVGPLAWLAFGIFILGSAYRLLAMRALALKKDGAFVAFISWPHATKSLMHWLTPFGSLGWRENPVVTVATFIFHICLFLVPIFLMGHIVLLDTFHGWSWPALPGQLADILSIIVVVICAYFLWRRMSVPEVRFVTSAQDIVVVSLVGLTFLTGVLAYHRIGDNLVLTTLHILCGEAMLIAIPFTRLSHMLFGFFSRGYIASEFGSVRHAKDW, via the coding sequence ATGCACGCCTTGTACGATCTCGCCGTCGGACCGCTGGCTTGGCTGGCCTTCGGCATCTTTATCCTCGGTTCGGCCTATCGCCTGCTGGCCATGCGCGCCCTGGCCCTCAAAAAGGACGGGGCCTTCGTGGCCTTTATCAGCTGGCCCCACGCCACCAAATCCCTCATGCACTGGCTGACCCCCTTCGGGTCGCTGGGCTGGCGGGAAAACCCCGTCGTCACCGTGGCCACCTTCATCTTCCATATCTGCCTCTTTCTGGTGCCGATCTTCCTCATGGGGCACATCGTGCTCCTCGACACCTTCCACGGCTGGTCCTGGCCGGCGCTGCCCGGACAGCTGGCCGACATCCTGTCCATCATCGTGGTCGTCATCTGCGCCTACTTTCTGTGGCGGCGCATGAGCGTTCCCGAAGTGCGCTTCGTCACCAGCGCCCAGGACATCGTCGTGGTCTCCCTCGTGGGCCTGACCTTCCTGACGGGCGTTTTGGCCTATCATCGCATCGGCGACAACCTGGTTCTGACCACCCTGCACATCCTGTGCGGCGAGGCCATGCTGATCGCCATTCCGTTCACCAGGCTTTCCCACATGCTGTTCGGCTTTTTCAGCCGCGGCTACATCGCCTCGGAGTTCGGGTCCGTCAGACACGCCAAGGACTGGTAG
- a CDS encoding chemotaxis protein CheW: MADDIPKQYLTFRLGNECFALESLVVSEVLDVLPITWVPLAPGHLRGVVNLRGNAATVVDLRSKLELTDEGTGEASCLVIVERDFDGETIAVAALADDVYEVVEIGPADIAPPPDMGLAVPPRFVKGLAKVGDGFVMVLDPDRLFSLEELAAHQRP; the protein is encoded by the coding sequence ATGGCCGACGACATCCCGAAACAATACCTGACGTTTCGCCTCGGCAACGAGTGCTTCGCCCTGGAATCCCTGGTGGTTTCCGAGGTGCTTGACGTGTTGCCGATCACCTGGGTGCCCCTGGCCCCGGGCCATTTGCGCGGCGTCGTCAACCTGCGCGGCAACGCGGCCACGGTGGTGGACCTGCGCAGCAAGCTGGAACTGACCGACGAGGGCACCGGCGAGGCCTCCTGCCTGGTCATCGTGGAGCGCGACTTCGACGGCGAGACGATCGCCGTGGCCGCCCTGGCCGATGACGTGTACGAGGTGGTGGAGATCGGCCCGGCGGACATCGCCCCGCCCCCGGACATGGGGCTGGCCGTGCCGCCGCGCTTCGTCAAGGGGCTGGCCAAGGTGGGCGACGGCTTCGTCATGGTCCTCGACCCGGACCGCCTTTTTTCCCTGGAAGAGCTGGCCGCGCATCAGCGGCCGTAA
- a CDS encoding AAA family ATPase: MIEVLRIKNLALIDDLELELGPGLNVLTGETGAGKSFIVSAVNFLTGEKMRPDLVRAGCEKAVVEALFVQDGEDLILRRELTAGTGRSRIYVGDSLASRETLAALRPKLLLHASQHGQQRLLQPGFQAALLDAFLPDPAPLAERNRLVKELSDIAGRIRDLDAKASSLEEKRQFLEFQQAEIKKVNPLPGEEEELTARRAALAEARKASEALSKALECIESEPKVLDSLADLHRELLHAGTVAPEFTDDAEAVAAFRHQLKDMAVRLRRAPAAGAAVSASDAEAIEKRLFTLAQLRRKLKKTLAEIVDLGGQVTANLDFLDACALDRKQLAREEAAGMEALATVLGTLATARREAATRLADALEDILRGLGFSKDVRVIFEFSPATVHTPVAVDAPALVEDRARILWRPNPGQPPQPLDKIASGGELSRFLLALMSLSAEPGGPTLIFDEIDAGIGGLTLGSVGEYVKKLSQTSQIVLITHWPQLARLADRHFSVRKSVENDQTSTRCARLSGAAVAAELARMAGGGEAGAEMARRLLTDL, translated from the coding sequence ATGATCGAAGTGCTGCGAATCAAGAATCTGGCGCTCATCGACGACCTGGAGCTGGAGCTTGGCCCCGGGCTCAATGTACTGACCGGCGAGACGGGCGCGGGCAAGAGCTTCATCGTCTCGGCCGTCAACTTCCTCACCGGCGAGAAGATGCGGCCCGATCTGGTCCGGGCCGGCTGCGAAAAAGCCGTGGTCGAGGCGCTTTTCGTCCAGGACGGCGAGGACCTCATCCTGCGCCGGGAACTGACCGCCGGCACCGGGCGCAGCCGCATCTACGTGGGCGACAGCCTCGCCTCGCGCGAGACGTTGGCCGCGCTGCGGCCCAAACTCCTGCTCCACGCCTCCCAGCACGGCCAGCAGCGCCTGCTCCAGCCGGGCTTCCAGGCGGCGCTCCTCGACGCCTTCCTGCCCGATCCCGCCCCCCTGGCCGAGCGCAACCGGCTGGTCAAGGAGCTGTCCGACATTGCCGGCCGCATCCGCGACCTCGACGCCAAGGCCTCGTCCCTCGAGGAAAAACGCCAGTTTCTGGAATTCCAGCAGGCCGAGATCAAAAAGGTCAATCCCCTCCCCGGCGAGGAGGAGGAGCTGACCGCCAGGCGGGCGGCCCTGGCCGAGGCGCGCAAGGCTTCCGAGGCCCTTTCCAAGGCCCTTGAGTGCATCGAGAGCGAGCCCAAGGTCCTCGACAGCCTGGCCGACCTGCACCGCGAGCTGCTTCACGCCGGCACGGTCGCGCCGGAATTTACCGACGACGCCGAGGCCGTGGCCGCCTTCCGCCATCAGCTCAAGGACATGGCCGTGCGCCTTCGCCGCGCCCCGGCCGCCGGGGCGGCCGTCTCGGCCAGCGACGCCGAGGCCATCGAAAAACGGCTTTTTACCTTGGCCCAGCTGCGGCGCAAGCTGAAAAAGACCCTGGCCGAGATCGTGGACCTCGGGGGGCAGGTCACGGCCAACCTCGATTTCCTGGACGCCTGCGCCCTGGACCGCAAACAGCTGGCCCGGGAGGAGGCCGCCGGCATGGAGGCCCTGGCCACGGTGCTCGGCACCCTGGCGACCGCCCGGCGCGAGGCGGCCACGCGTCTGGCCGACGCCCTGGAGGACATCCTGCGGGGGCTTGGTTTTTCCAAGGATGTGCGGGTCATTTTCGAATTTTCCCCGGCCACGGTCCATACCCCGGTGGCCGTGGACGCGCCGGCGCTCGTCGAGGACCGCGCCCGCATCCTGTGGCGGCCCAATCCCGGCCAACCGCCCCAGCCCCTGGACAAGATCGCCTCGGGCGGCGAACTTTCCCGCTTTCTGCTGGCGCTCATGTCCCTTTCCGCCGAACCCGGCGGGCCCACGCTCATTTTCGACGAGATCGACGCCGGCATCGGCGGCCTGACGCTCGGCAGCGTGGGCGAGTACGTCAAAAAGCTCTCCCAAACCTCCCAGATCGTGCTCATCACCCACTGGCCCCAGCTGGCCCGGCTGGCCGACAGGCATTTTTCCGTGCGCAAGTCCGTGGAAAACGACCAGACCAGCACCCGCTGCGCCCGGCTTTCCGGCGCGGCCGTGGCGGCGGAACTGGCCCGCATGGCCGGCGGCGGCGAGGCAGGGGCGGAAATGGCCCGGCGGCTGCTCACCGATCTGTAG
- a CDS encoding WD40 repeat domain-containing protein, whose translation MSFTQSWDFTPGTRVVVDDLRKCSREYEWLEEPYVSPDGETVAMVAALPDAEFSLAVNGEVWDETFDKIWYPRFSPDGRLTALVQSAGEWSMAVDGAAWEEQYAYIWNTLFSEAGDVIAAPVQIDGRYGMVVNEAVWETLYENANMVTMARDGSATAAVVQVKSLGQADIETFQNGIFSVAVNGAAWDSIFVNCWNPIFDATGKHVAATVRRTLYDYTIAVDGKAWEGAYACAWGPVFNPATGQVAAPVRKAGAWGMAIDDKMAWDPRFVQVWHPAYSPDGGKLAAIVAPSFGVFTVAVDGTPWDATFPVITDLVISPVGSRVAALGNDHNTNFAVICDGKVWNGRYDMAWTPVWSDDGAHLAVAVERAGRFTVVCDGKAYPQSFDKCFAPTFSPDGTMVLIRAIADGKLHRIVAPLTAFTG comes from the coding sequence ATGTCCTTCACGCAGTCCTGGGATTTCACGCCGGGCACCCGCGTCGTTGTAGACGATCTGCGAAAGTGCTCTCGTGAATACGAGTGGCTGGAGGAACCTTACGTCTCGCCCGACGGCGAGACCGTGGCAATGGTCGCCGCTTTGCCGGACGCCGAGTTTTCCCTGGCGGTCAATGGCGAAGTCTGGGATGAAACCTTCGACAAAATCTGGTATCCGCGCTTTTCCCCGGACGGCAGGCTGACCGCCCTGGTGCAGTCGGCCGGCGAATGGTCCATGGCCGTGGACGGCGCCGCCTGGGAAGAGCAGTACGCCTACATCTGGAACACCCTTTTCTCCGAGGCCGGCGACGTCATCGCCGCGCCCGTCCAGATCGACGGCCGCTACGGCATGGTGGTCAACGAGGCCGTCTGGGAAACCCTCTACGAGAACGCCAACATGGTGACCATGGCCCGCGACGGTTCCGCCACGGCGGCGGTCGTCCAGGTCAAGTCCCTTGGTCAGGCCGACATCGAGACCTTCCAGAACGGCATCTTCAGCGTGGCGGTCAACGGCGCGGCCTGGGATTCCATCTTCGTCAACTGCTGGAACCCGATCTTCGACGCCACGGGCAAGCATGTGGCCGCCACCGTGCGCCGCACGCTCTACGACTACACCATCGCCGTGGACGGCAAGGCCTGGGAAGGCGCTTACGCCTGCGCCTGGGGGCCGGTCTTCAACCCGGCCACGGGCCAGGTCGCCGCGCCGGTGCGCAAGGCCGGAGCCTGGGGCATGGCCATCGACGACAAGATGGCCTGGGACCCCCGCTTTGTCCAGGTGTGGCATCCGGCCTACTCCCCGGACGGCGGCAAGCTGGCCGCCATCGTGGCCCCGAGCTTCGGCGTCTTCACCGTTGCCGTCGACGGCACGCCCTGGGACGCGACCTTCCCGGTCATCACGGATCTGGTCATAAGCCCGGTCGGCAGTCGCGTGGCGGCGCTCGGCAACGATCACAACACCAATTTCGCGGTCATCTGCGACGGCAAGGTCTGGAACGGCCGCTACGACATGGCCTGGACGCCGGTATGGAGCGACGACGGCGCCCATCTGGCCGTTGCCGTGGAACGCGCCGGCCGGTTCACGGTCGTGTGCGACGGCAAGGCCTACCCCCAGAGCTTCGACAAGTGCTTCGCCCCGACGTTCTCCCCGGACGGAACCATGGTCCTCATCCGGGCCATCGCCGACGGCAAGCTTCATCGAATCGTGGCCCCGCTTACGGCCTTTACCGGCTAG
- a CDS encoding universal stress protein — MSPQVETILLAVDFSEAAQYLAEYATIFAKGLDARLLVLYVSPSMNRYASLYVPPQSIRTLVDQILEGANRVMHEFMDARFVDVSAEGRVEYGYAPEKILEVARKSGVDMIIMGTHGRRGVDRIPFGSVAEKVVKTATIPVLTVRPA; from the coding sequence ATGTCGCCCCAGGTCGAAACCATCCTGCTGGCCGTCGATTTCTCGGAGGCCGCGCAGTACCTGGCCGAATACGCAACCATCTTTGCCAAAGGACTCGACGCCCGGCTGCTCGTGCTCTACGTCTCGCCGAGCATGAACCGCTACGCGAGCCTGTACGTGCCGCCCCAGAGCATCCGGACCCTGGTCGACCAGATTCTGGAAGGCGCCAACCGGGTCATGCACGAGTTCATGGACGCGCGCTTCGTGGACGTGTCGGCCGAGGGCCGGGTGGAATACGGCTACGCCCCCGAAAAGATTCTGGAAGTCGCCCGGAAATCCGGCGTGGACATGATCATCATGGGCACCCACGGCCGGCGCGGCGTGGATCGCATTCCCTTCGGCTCGGTGGCCGAAAAGGTGGTCAAGACCGCCACCATTCCGGTGCTGACCGTGCGCCCGGCCTGA